The following are encoded in a window of Roseimaritima ulvae genomic DNA:
- a CDS encoding nidogen-like domain-containing protein — MLASDWQNPVRPTDVDNDMAISPYDVLLVVNDLNRDGSRTLGERPHQLARYLDTNGDGAVEPIDALRVINQLNRGNDLSTPRVQGESEPAPAGFISVVFASLPGDSSQIVELSSQINIVREEFNEIGLFIMDGPQGEVNGVLPSSPFYSQEVFAQAERRVLFSRQDVPRDTNEVTMPAGSMVGVYVLQETSDNGTPEDHMRVQQTGTFRHRIGWEEHVTSSPWGGVGDRGYDDVLVDVQIGTPQSGDAEPVIAGISSQSVDELVEFVFDVQATDADLPNDSLTFSLDQSPDGMQIDENTGRITWTPQESQGPGVHNVVVRATDSTGLFDLEAFTISVAEVNPATTFTLSETNQFASQQNVDIELGQAEGTRTVSFRVEPTFDRTDQDSLFKDTLAVYVVDPAAPQMTLLDRGEQGTSIFSLSEDGADYVPGVVRFDGDLVTIDVSRLDTLSDGRLRFQLLNGDQDEGTSVRITDFANVTDPNALNRPAFADLSLGTNPSATPVDATSYTAAPEIEVLVDNVHFDSTNGTYAADLALMNSGESVSRQVVLTFGNLPSGVTVSNATGMLDSTLPYVNFEDAIPSGGLVSGTTSAPVRVTLNNPDQLLISPIGTVLAAGPNQAPILPEIAPISVVAGGVVTIDLPKQDPNGDRVTYTLDVSGDLPPGTLNGILEFLPGPDDVGHYSFDLVATDGVLESRRTVDLTVTEDTETTTRVSGQVLDVDGTPLEGMDVEIGNVQGLTDAQGRFMLDLGNGPLVSDTLKIRGETYAGPDVYPYIAERLPLVLEREVFEGINNVIRRPIYLPKLDVANGVPINPVQDTMVTTAAIPGASVMVQAGTLMNQQSTLFDGVMSITEVPADLTPAALPDNLRPDLVLTIQPGEMVFTTPAPLTFPNTAGYDIGTVLDLWSINPVTGEFDDVGDMQVVADASAPGGSIIETISGGIRNSSWHFPTPPDPEPEPDDDGDEDNDCDECKASDGNFEVESHSGAVLDDHAFVSYQSMGQSQGFALHYDSQRADPRPILHVKYSNLVPRDNQRLVASLSFSKDDFEFQMPGYEGDEYGGLQGGEHFWDLDVTGTGRVALQADFTEMDSGRYTYELTSGPLQFDGQDFAGTLTTQTKELSVVNTIESPFGAGWGLYGLIELVENADGSVLWIDGGGSELYFGAPETAGEAHVAPPGNFTDLVKQADGTFIQTMPDQTVYTFNADHQIASKTDRNGNIWSYSYTDGIISQVLDPTGLSTVFTATDGRITSITDPADRTTLLEYDGNGNLIKVTDPDNSSKQWSYDGGHRIVSETDKRGFTERVFYDYAGRATKSLRADGSELMYDPVQTQVLRPVEQTTDPFNPPSVSEILQIRSQFVDSNGNVVQRILDKQGQFVGGVDSAGSLGTVTRNSDNLVSKSNDARGYTTDLTNDSRGNTTAIVEDILVGSGAPVISLPYDLGNQTAIRPTEGFDLSTLAPNDDGSSGVVDVGFDLNFFGNSDRTVYVNNNGNITFDTSLSTYTPFSLLSSQRIIIAPFFADIDTRGTGEVSHGTGTLLGRPAFAVNWTNVGYYSSGIDKTNSFQLVLVDRSDVEPGAFDFEMNYGTINWETGDASGGTNGLGGSSARAGYSNGVDVFFELEGSDVDGGFLDDNLVTGLVNQSRTSSIPGRYRFEVRGGEVQRASRQFEYDQQFNQLTRTVDELGRETLTDLDPSTGNIISNRRVVGELDTPENGETDDLVTQFTYTTYGLIDTVTDPLGRVTDYDYDSFGRLSSVTYALGTPDEATMAYEYDEAGNQTATIDGNGNRTEFEYDALNRLTKTIEADPDGTGPLTSPITTFVYDAAGNVQSSIDANGQVSSSVFDDLNRLIESIGPDPDGDGPLPAPVTTYTYDPVGNLESLTDPNGNTTSYAYDGRNRRIEMIDPDGGVTKFGYDADNNLSVVTDPVGNITRFRYDARSRLIEEVDPLGNSILYAYDAADNLIQKTDRNGRVTKYSYDDINRLVKEEWVGENEEIVNAIDYSYDAAGNLLSVADAFSALAYTYDARNRVKTVDNAGTPDAPNVILAYGYDDNSNVLTVADTIDGAAGATTTYLYDALDRLIVLGQSGNEVSDKRVDFTYNALGQYSAIDRYRDLAGSQLVIGTDYSYDEQNRLTRIDHQNSGGSSVAFYDYEYDVASRITRITDVDGVTNYEYDDRDQLISAENVDAAFADEFYQYDANGNRVESSLHGSGYETGPANRLLSDGTYNYEYDNEGNMTRRTEIATGDYREFEWDHRNRLVAVDDYTEAGIASQSVHFIFDSGNRRIQKVVNRGTTTNNVVFVYDRQNVLLDFTDPEQSSNTVRYLHGNAIDRVIAQESTSEPATWLLADHLGTIRDVASQQSGAVLNHLIFTEFGSRVSQSDAGISSRYGFTGREYDPEIDLTYFRSRTYDSSIGRFVSEDSYDVPFAWTNNYMYAMNLPITYTDPSGHIPLIPIIIGGVVLLWPSTANAPGPSDPVYQDPSWHCDRNQNNRCPSEQPVGSCTQDGERHIDSSGNQWNYEGKPSLHGGFDTYRGTGEHAGSQCTYDKNGNLLNSGPYQGTFDYSQPYNDDGSYNLGGIAGHFFIDVIPHFIDDAFGGPCYSSTPPTNIY, encoded by the coding sequence ATGCTGGCCTCGGATTGGCAGAATCCCGTGCGTCCGACCGACGTCGACAACGATATGGCCATATCGCCGTACGACGTGCTGCTCGTCGTCAACGATTTGAATCGCGACGGCAGCCGAACGTTGGGCGAAAGGCCGCACCAGCTTGCGCGCTACTTGGATACCAATGGGGACGGCGCGGTAGAGCCGATCGACGCCCTCCGCGTGATCAACCAGCTGAACCGTGGGAATGACTTGTCCACCCCTCGGGTCCAGGGGGAATCCGAACCGGCACCAGCGGGCTTTATCAGCGTTGTCTTTGCGAGTCTTCCGGGCGACAGCTCGCAGATCGTTGAGCTATCCAGCCAAATCAATATCGTCCGCGAAGAGTTCAATGAAATCGGCCTGTTCATCATGGATGGGCCGCAAGGTGAAGTGAACGGCGTGTTGCCAAGTTCGCCGTTCTATTCGCAAGAGGTCTTCGCGCAGGCAGAACGCCGCGTGCTGTTCTCGCGCCAGGATGTTCCTCGCGATACCAACGAAGTCACTATGCCGGCGGGCTCCATGGTGGGGGTCTACGTGTTGCAAGAAACGAGCGACAACGGCACCCCCGAAGATCACATGCGGGTGCAGCAGACCGGCACTTTCCGGCATCGCATCGGCTGGGAAGAACACGTCACGAGTTCGCCATGGGGCGGCGTTGGCGATCGCGGTTACGATGACGTGCTGGTCGATGTGCAGATCGGAACGCCGCAATCGGGAGATGCCGAACCAGTCATAGCGGGTATCTCCAGCCAATCCGTCGATGAGCTGGTCGAGTTCGTTTTTGACGTTCAAGCAACGGACGCCGATCTACCCAACGATTCACTGACGTTCTCGCTGGACCAGTCTCCTGACGGCATGCAGATCGACGAAAACACGGGTCGGATTACATGGACGCCCCAGGAGTCACAAGGTCCTGGAGTACACAACGTCGTCGTCCGTGCCACGGATTCGACAGGCCTGTTTGACCTGGAAGCCTTTACGATAAGTGTTGCGGAAGTCAATCCCGCGACGACGTTCACATTGAGCGAAACCAACCAATTCGCGTCGCAACAAAATGTCGACATCGAATTGGGGCAGGCAGAAGGCACTCGAACCGTTAGTTTTCGCGTCGAGCCAACGTTCGACCGGACCGACCAGGATTCCTTATTCAAGGATACCTTGGCGGTTTATGTAGTCGATCCTGCTGCCCCACAGATGACGCTGTTAGACCGGGGTGAACAGGGAACGTCGATCTTTTCATTAAGCGAAGACGGTGCGGACTACGTGCCGGGAGTGGTTCGCTTCGACGGTGATTTGGTTACCATCGACGTCTCGCGGCTAGATACGCTGTCCGACGGTCGCCTCCGTTTCCAGTTGCTCAACGGAGATCAAGACGAGGGCACCAGCGTCCGGATTACGGACTTTGCCAATGTCACGGATCCCAACGCGCTGAATCGGCCTGCATTCGCGGATCTTTCTTTGGGAACCAATCCATCTGCAACTCCCGTCGACGCGACTTCCTACACCGCCGCCCCAGAAATCGAAGTCCTGGTGGATAATGTTCACTTTGATTCGACCAATGGAACCTACGCTGCGGATCTTGCTTTGATGAATTCCGGCGAATCCGTCTCACGGCAGGTTGTTCTGACGTTCGGAAACTTACCGTCTGGCGTAACGGTTAGTAATGCAACTGGAATGCTAGATTCCACGCTGCCGTATGTGAATTTTGAGGATGCCATTCCCTCCGGTGGATTGGTTAGCGGCACAACTTCGGCCCCGGTGCGTGTCACTTTAAATAACCCGGACCAACTGCTGATCTCGCCGATCGGGACCGTTTTGGCGGCGGGACCGAATCAGGCTCCCATCCTTCCGGAAATCGCGCCGATTTCGGTCGTCGCCGGCGGTGTCGTGACGATCGACTTGCCGAAGCAGGACCCCAATGGGGATCGGGTCACCTATACGTTGGACGTTTCAGGCGACTTGCCTCCGGGGACGCTCAACGGCATCCTTGAGTTTCTTCCCGGACCGGATGATGTGGGGCATTATTCGTTTGACCTGGTCGCTACCGATGGAGTTCTCGAGTCTCGTCGGACGGTCGATCTGACGGTAACTGAAGACACTGAAACGACCACTCGCGTCAGTGGTCAAGTCCTCGACGTGGATGGCACGCCGCTGGAGGGCATGGATGTGGAAATTGGAAACGTTCAGGGGCTGACCGACGCTCAAGGGCGATTCATGCTGGACTTGGGGAACGGTCCACTCGTGTCCGACACGCTTAAGATCCGCGGCGAGACCTACGCTGGACCCGACGTGTATCCCTATATCGCCGAACGGCTTCCATTGGTGCTCGAACGCGAAGTATTTGAGGGCATCAACAACGTCATTCGCCGCCCGATTTATCTACCCAAACTGGACGTGGCCAACGGTGTTCCCATCAATCCGGTACAGGACACGATGGTGACGACCGCGGCAATCCCGGGCGCCAGCGTGATGGTGCAAGCGGGCACGTTGATGAATCAGCAATCCACACTGTTCGATGGGGTAATGAGCATCACGGAAGTGCCGGCAGATCTGACACCGGCGGCCCTGCCGGACAATCTCCGCCCCGACCTGGTGTTGACGATCCAGCCAGGAGAGATGGTCTTTACGACCCCCGCACCGCTGACCTTCCCCAACACGGCTGGCTACGACATCGGAACGGTACTCGATTTGTGGTCCATTAATCCGGTCACCGGCGAGTTCGATGATGTTGGTGATATGCAAGTCGTCGCCGATGCAAGCGCCCCAGGCGGCTCGATCATCGAAACCATCTCGGGCGGTATCCGCAACAGCAGTTGGCATTTCCCAACCCCTCCCGATCCCGAACCGGAACCCGATGACGACGGCGACGAGGACAATGATTGCGACGAGTGCAAGGCGAGCGATGGCAACTTCGAGGTGGAGTCGCATTCGGGTGCCGTGCTGGACGATCACGCGTTCGTGTCCTACCAGTCCATGGGGCAGTCGCAGGGCTTTGCGCTGCACTACGATTCGCAACGCGCTGACCCTCGTCCTATCTTGCATGTGAAATATTCAAACCTTGTTCCCCGAGACAATCAGCGTCTGGTCGCTTCGCTCTCGTTCAGCAAGGACGATTTTGAGTTCCAGATGCCTGGGTATGAGGGCGATGAGTACGGCGGCCTGCAAGGCGGTGAACACTTCTGGGATCTGGACGTCACGGGGACCGGGCGGGTCGCGCTGCAAGCGGACTTTACGGAAATGGACTCCGGACGGTACACCTATGAACTCACCTCGGGACCGCTGCAATTTGATGGCCAAGACTTCGCCGGTACGCTCACAACGCAGACCAAAGAGCTGAGCGTCGTCAACACGATTGAGAGCCCCTTCGGCGCTGGCTGGGGACTTTATGGCTTGATCGAATTGGTTGAAAACGCAGACGGTTCGGTGTTGTGGATCGATGGCGGTGGCTCGGAACTGTACTTCGGCGCCCCCGAAACTGCGGGAGAAGCTCACGTCGCACCTCCAGGAAATTTCACGGACTTGGTCAAACAAGCCGATGGCACGTTTATTCAGACGATGCCCGACCAGACGGTCTACACGTTCAACGCAGACCATCAAATCGCATCGAAGACCGATCGCAACGGTAACATCTGGAGCTACAGCTACACCGACGGAATCATCTCGCAAGTTTTGGATCCCACCGGTTTGTCGACGGTCTTTACCGCCACCGACGGGCGGATCACCTCGATCACCGACCCGGCTGACCGCACAACGCTGCTGGAATACGACGGCAACGGAAATCTGATCAAGGTCACCGATCCAGACAATTCGTCAAAACAATGGTCCTACGACGGAGGCCATCGCATCGTCTCCGAAACGGACAAACGCGGGTTCACCGAACGCGTTTTCTACGACTACGCCGGACGGGCCACGAAGTCGCTGCGTGCCGATGGCAGCGAGCTGATGTATGACCCGGTGCAAACCCAGGTACTCCGCCCGGTTGAGCAGACGACCGACCCGTTCAATCCACCGTCGGTATCGGAGATTCTGCAGATCCGATCACAATTTGTTGATAGCAACGGAAACGTCGTCCAGCGCATACTTGATAAACAGGGGCAATTTGTTGGCGGTGTCGATTCGGCAGGTTCCTTGGGCACGGTGACGCGAAATTCTGACAACCTGGTTTCCAAAAGCAACGACGCGCGTGGATATACGACGGACCTGACCAACGACAGCCGAGGAAACACCACGGCGATCGTCGAGGACATCCTGGTCGGAAGTGGAGCGCCCGTCATCAGCCTCCCTTACGACCTTGGCAACCAAACCGCCATAAGACCAACAGAGGGCTTTGACCTGTCGACGCTTGCTCCCAATGACGACGGCTCTTCAGGGGTCGTGGATGTTGGGTTTGATCTAAATTTCTTCGGTAACAGCGATCGGACCGTGTATGTCAACAACAATGGAAACATCACCTTCGATACTTCACTCTCAACGTACACGCCCTTCTCGCTCCTGAGTTCACAGCGGATCATCATTGCTCCCTTCTTTGCAGATATTGATACAAGGGGAACGGGGGAAGTAAGTCATGGAACCGGCACCTTGCTCGGTCGCCCAGCATTCGCCGTCAATTGGACGAATGTAGGGTACTACAGTTCGGGAATAGATAAGACCAATAGCTTTCAGCTGGTCTTAGTCGATCGCTCGGATGTCGAACCGGGTGCGTTCGACTTTGAGATGAACTATGGGACGATTAATTGGGAAACAGGAGACGCGAGTGGAGGAACGAATGGTTTAGGTGGGTCGAGCGCCCGGGCTGGCTACTCTAACGGTGTGGACGTGTTCTTCGAATTAGAAGGCTCGGATGTGGATGGCGGATTCTTGGATGACAACTTGGTCACGGGCCTAGTCAACCAGAGTCGTACGTCATCGATTCCGGGACGCTATCGCTTTGAGGTTCGTGGTGGGGAAGTGCAACGCGCTTCTCGGCAATTTGAATATGACCAGCAGTTCAATCAGCTCACTCGAACAGTGGATGAACTTGGGCGGGAGACGCTGACCGATCTGGATCCCAGTACGGGGAATATCATCTCCAACCGCCGCGTTGTCGGCGAGCTCGACACGCCTGAGAACGGCGAAACCGACGATCTGGTCACGCAGTTCACCTATACCACCTACGGCTTGATCGACACCGTGACCGATCCGCTCGGTCGCGTTACAGATTATGACTATGACTCATTCGGACGATTGTCGAGCGTTACCTATGCCCTCGGTACGCCGGACGAGGCCACAATGGCGTATGAGTACGATGAAGCCGGGAACCAAACGGCAACAATCGATGGCAATGGCAATCGCACCGAGTTTGAGTACGACGCCCTCAATCGTTTGACAAAAACCATCGAAGCGGATCCCGATGGCACCGGTCCGCTGACATCCCCGATCACCACGTTTGTCTACGACGCGGCTGGGAATGTCCAGTCCAGCATCGACGCCAACGGTCAAGTCTCCAGCAGCGTTTTTGATGACCTGAACCGCTTGATCGAATCGATCGGCCCCGATCCGGACGGTGACGGACCCTTGCCAGCGCCCGTCACCACGTACACCTACGATCCGGTCGGTAACCTGGAATCACTGACCGATCCGAATGGCAACACCACCTCGTACGCTTACGATGGACGCAATCGCCGCATTGAGATGATCGACCCCGATGGCGGCGTGACCAAGTTCGGCTACGACGCGGACAACAACCTATCGGTGGTCACCGATCCGGTCGGCAACATCACGAGGTTCCGATACGACGCTCGCAGTCGATTGATCGAAGAAGTCGATCCGCTGGGGAACTCGATCCTGTACGCCTACGATGCTGCTGACAATCTGATCCAAAAGACCGACCGCAACGGTCGAGTCACCAAGTACAGCTACGACGACATCAACCGACTGGTCAAAGAAGAATGGGTTGGTGAAAACGAAGAGATCGTCAACGCGATCGATTACAGCTACGATGCCGCGGGCAACCTGCTATCGGTAGCCGATGCATTCAGCGCGCTCGCATACACCTATGATGCACGCAATCGCGTCAAAACCGTCGACAATGCGGGCACGCCGGATGCGCCAAACGTCATCCTTGCGTACGGCTACGACGACAACAGCAATGTGTTGACCGTCGCCGATACAATCGACGGAGCGGCGGGAGCCACCACGACCTATTTGTACGATGCCCTGGACCGACTGATCGTACTCGGCCAGTCAGGCAACGAGGTCAGCGACAAACGCGTTGACTTCACCTACAACGCGCTGGGCCAGTACTCGGCCATCGACCGCTATCGCGACCTGGCCGGAAGCCAACTCGTGATCGGTACCGACTACAGTTACGACGAACAGAACCGTTTAACGCGTATTGATCACCAGAACAGTGGTGGCAGCAGCGTCGCGTTTTACGACTACGAATACGACGTCGCCAGCCGGATCACACGAATCACCGACGTCGACGGAGTCACCAACTACGAATACGACGACCGCGACCAACTGATCTCGGCGGAAAATGTCGATGCAGCCTTCGCCGACGAGTTTTATCAGTACGATGCCAACGGCAACCGAGTTGAATCCAGCTTACATGGCAGCGGCTACGAAACCGGCCCCGCCAACCGCTTGCTTTCCGACGGCACATACAACTACGAGTACGACAACGAAGGCAACATGACCCGCCGGACGGAAATCGCGACGGGAGATTATCGCGAATTTGAATGGGACCATAGGAACAGGTTGGTGGCGGTTGATGACTATACTGAAGCTGGAATAGCATCGCAGTCCGTACATTTCATTTTCGATAGTGGTAATCGCAGAATACAGAAGGTGGTTAACAGGGGAACTACGACGAACAATGTCGTTTTCGTCTACGACAGACAGAATGTGCTGCTGGATTTCACCGATCCAGAGCAATCGTCTAATACCGTCAGGTACTTGCACGGAAACGCCATCGACAGAGTCATCGCTCAGGAATCTACCTCGGAACCGGCTACTTGGCTTCTGGCGGACCACTTGGGAACAATAAGAGACGTTGCTTCTCAGCAAAGCGGGGCTGTTTTGAATCATTTAATTTTCACGGAATTTGGTTCCCGGGTCAGTCAATCCGACGCCGGAATTTCATCAAGATACGGCTTCACTGGCAGAGAATACGATCCCGAGATCGACCTCACGTATTTCAGATCGAGAACTTACGATTCCAGCATCGGACGCTTCGTGTCTGAAGATTCTTACGATGTTCCGTTCGCGTGGACTAACAACTACATGTACGCGATGAACCTGCCAATTACCTACACCGATCCTTCTGGGCATATTCCACTTATACCCATTATCATTGGCGGCGTAGTGCTTCTGTGGCCAAGTACGGCGAACGCCCCAGGACCGTCTGATCCTGTATACCAAGATCCATCTTGGCATTGCGATCGAAACCAGAACAATCGCTGCCCCAGTGAACAACCGGTTGGAAGTTGCACACAGGACGGTGAACGCCATATTGACTCGAGTGGAAATCAATGGAACTACGAAGGAAAGCCATCCCTTCATGGAGGATTCGACACGTACCGTGGGACGGGCGAACACGCGGGCTCACAATGCACATATGACAAAAACGGGAACCTTCTCAACAGCGGCCCGTATCAAGGAACCTTTGATTACAGTCAACCGTACAATGATGACGGATCTTACAACTTGGGAGGCATCGCAGGTCATTTCTTCATTGACGTCATCCCCCACTTTATTGACGATGCTTTCGGAGGTCCTTGCTATTCATCCACGCCACCGACAAATATTTACTGA
- a CDS encoding ABC transporter permease codes for MLLCFAVCSCWGHARTGYSQEYDGNRILLTTIQPPDRSATNAARFGLTRNDFAALTQQLTAVRYVVPVREVQRDARVSNRVRTIQLLGTHPEYASVHRLKTIRGRFLNAADVKRARNVVVLGSRLAARLFPGEDPIGRNVRVDRNYYLVLGIVDTSEPLAYIPLTTMKGRMGDRDITRSVGQFEIRHFELSRIEIIPQDAADTPQLTEIATQILQALHEDDGSFRLSVSQHE; via the coding sequence ATGCTGCTGTGCTTTGCGGTCTGCTCCTGTTGGGGACATGCCCGCACAGGGTACAGCCAGGAATACGACGGGAACCGTATCCTGCTCACCACCATTCAGCCGCCTGATCGTTCCGCGACCAATGCGGCTCGGTTTGGGCTCACCCGAAACGATTTTGCCGCACTTACCCAGCAGTTGACCGCGGTGCGGTATGTGGTGCCGGTACGAGAGGTGCAGCGAGACGCCCGTGTGAGCAATCGCGTGCGAACCATTCAATTGCTGGGGACTCATCCCGAGTACGCATCGGTGCATCGGCTGAAAACGATCCGCGGTCGCTTTTTGAACGCCGCGGATGTCAAACGTGCTCGTAATGTCGTGGTACTTGGCTCGCGTTTGGCCGCTCGGCTGTTTCCAGGCGAAGATCCCATTGGCCGAAACGTTCGAGTGGACCGCAACTACTATTTGGTTCTGGGAATCGTGGATACGTCCGAGCCGCTGGCTTACATTCCGCTCACGACGATGAAGGGACGAATGGGAGACCGCGACATCACGCGGTCAGTTGGTCAATTTGAGATCCGTCATTTTGAGCTCAGTCGAATTGAAATTATTCCTCAAGATGCCGCCGACACGCCGCAACTGACCGAGATCGCAACACAGATACTACAAGCTTTACACGAGGATGACGGATCGTTCCGCCTTTCCGTTTCTCAACACGAATGA
- a CDS encoding HlyD family secretion protein codes for MSATTLAQSPLQQQGNGSFRGLSDAERQLIQRLVSHTVREAGVVESSESEAIRCLAVGESVVLSVVPEGTRVKKGDLLVELDDSVLKQKLLEQQLEVAQSEVAVKAAQTKVAQVTERANGLLPFAKLQLEVAEKARDRYLSEDGAYQLELTKADRQISTAKHRLQALESMRQRRTNRDELTWEIEDAKSAVQQAEAAKKLLTMHVREHQELVLNLDIRKAQAELLQIQLEFDSTLQAAMADLKTKQRAHDLERERLSDLEQQVQHCRILAAQDGVVVYMQNPGRRSQTLEPGAVVRERQTLMQLPDLEKLHVDVSVHESQIERIQVGQAVTLQFDALPGVDVPGKVAVIDRVPKPTTWLAQDVVQYNVRVSMDDPPGNLKLGMSALAEIQVVPHSPN; via the coding sequence ATGTCAGCGACTACGTTGGCTCAATCGCCGCTGCAGCAGCAGGGCAACGGATCGTTCCGCGGTTTGAGCGACGCCGAGCGACAACTGATTCAGCGGCTCGTGTCTCACACGGTTCGTGAGGCCGGCGTTGTGGAGAGTTCGGAATCTGAAGCCATCCGTTGCCTGGCCGTGGGCGAATCGGTCGTGCTGTCGGTCGTCCCGGAAGGCACTCGTGTGAAGAAGGGAGATCTACTGGTGGAGCTTGACGATTCAGTTCTCAAGCAAAAGCTGTTGGAGCAGCAGCTGGAAGTCGCACAGTCCGAGGTGGCCGTCAAAGCCGCGCAGACCAAAGTGGCACAGGTTACCGAACGTGCGAATGGTTTGCTGCCCTTCGCAAAACTACAGCTGGAGGTCGCTGAAAAAGCTCGGGACCGATATTTGAGCGAAGACGGAGCGTACCAGCTGGAGCTCACCAAAGCCGATCGTCAAATATCGACAGCCAAACATCGCTTGCAGGCCCTTGAAAGCATGCGTCAGCGGCGTACCAACCGCGACGAGTTGACGTGGGAGATCGAAGATGCGAAATCAGCCGTCCAGCAGGCGGAGGCTGCCAAAAAACTGTTGACCATGCACGTCCGCGAACACCAGGAATTGGTGCTGAATTTGGACATCCGCAAAGCACAGGCGGAACTGCTACAAATCCAACTTGAATTTGATAGTACGCTTCAGGCGGCGATGGCCGACTTGAAGACCAAGCAGCGAGCTCACGACCTGGAACGGGAGCGATTAAGCGATCTCGAACAACAGGTGCAGCATTGCCGCATCTTGGCGGCGCAGGACGGTGTCGTCGTATACATGCAGAATCCAGGTCGGCGATCCCAGACGCTCGAGCCTGGTGCGGTGGTACGCGAGCGACAAACGCTGATGCAGTTGCCTGATCTGGAAAAACTACACGTCGACGTCAGTGTGCATGAATCACAGATCGAGAGAATCCAGGTAGGACAAGCCGTCACGCTGCAGTTTGATGCTCTCCCCGGTGTCGATGTGCCGGGAAAAGTGGCTGTGATCGATCGCGTCCCCAAGCCCACAACGTGGTTGGCACAGGACGTCGTGCAGTACAACGTACGCGTTAGCATGGACGATCCGCCAGGCAATCTAAAGTTAGGCATGTCGGCGTTAGCCGAAATCCAAGTCGTTCCGCATTCACCGAACTGA
- a CDS encoding neutral/alkaline non-lysosomal ceramidase N-terminal domain-containing protein, whose protein sequence is MFIEQGFADEAGKVFRAGAATSNITPPLGEMIVGNWQPIPATNVHDELHARCLVLDDGDTQLAIVLCDNVGIPREVFDLAKQQIQDATDIPKSHLLLAATHTHSATTARGKSKMIQDEALTAYQTFLAQRISDGVRRALAQLEPAKIGWGSAQEPSEVFNRRWFVDDPALLSNPFGGVDRVRMNPPRGHKSLNRPAGPTDPEISFLSVQSTEGRPIALLANYSLHYVGGVRPGDVSADYFGYFARFIEQKLNARDQFPPFVGILSNGTSGDVNNINFTDAKPHRYGRYEKMAEVAEKVASRVYEAHQQIEFHDWVDLDAAATDLELKTRKPTEEMRAHFAALDEESSDTKRQGREAIYAKRVANLDKAPDTVDVPLQVLKIGDLGIAAIPFETFTETGLEIKAKGPLGKTFTIELANGSYGYLPTPEQHRLGGYETWMGTNNVQLDASEKIVDTLMELFESLQQPAQ, encoded by the coding sequence ATGTTCATCGAGCAAGGCTTTGCGGACGAGGCCGGCAAAGTGTTTCGCGCCGGGGCGGCGACCAGCAATATCACTCCTCCGCTGGGCGAAATGATTGTCGGCAACTGGCAGCCGATTCCGGCCACCAACGTGCATGACGAATTACACGCTCGCTGCCTGGTCTTGGACGATGGCGACACGCAATTGGCAATCGTGCTGTGCGACAACGTGGGCATTCCCCGAGAAGTCTTTGATCTGGCCAAGCAACAGATTCAGGATGCCACGGATATCCCAAAGTCGCATCTGCTGTTAGCCGCCACGCATACGCATTCCGCGACCACGGCTCGCGGCAAAAGCAAGATGATTCAAGATGAAGCATTGACGGCCTATCAAACCTTTTTGGCTCAGCGGATTTCCGATGGCGTGCGGCGAGCGTTGGCACAACTCGAACCGGCAAAAATCGGCTGGGGAAGTGCCCAAGAGCCTTCGGAAGTTTTCAATCGTCGCTGGTTCGTGGACGACCCGGCGCTATTGTCCAATCCCTTCGGCGGCGTCGATCGAGTGCGTATGAACCCGCCGCGTGGTCATAAGTCCCTCAATCGTCCGGCCGGACCCACGGATCCCGAGATCAGTTTCCTGTCGGTGCAAAGTACCGAAGGACGGCCGATCGCGCTGCTGGCTAACTACTCGTTGCACTACGTCGGCGGCGTTCGCCCGGGCGACGTTTCGGCCGACTACTTCGGCTACTTTGCCCGCTTCATCGAACAAAAGCTGAACGCTCGTGACCAGTTCCCGCCCTTTGTTGGCATCCTCTCCAATGGCACCAGTGGCGATGTGAACAACATCAACTTCACCGATGCCAAACCACATCGCTACGGACGCTACGAAAAGATGGCCGAAGTTGCCGAAAAGGTGGCTAGCCGTGTTTATGAAGCTCATCAACAAATCGAATTCCACGACTGGGTGGACCTGGACGCCGCAGCCACGGATCTGGAACTGAAGACGCGAAAACCCACCGAGGAAATGCGAGCTCATTTCGCCGCGCTGGACGAGGAGTCGTCGGACACGAAACGCCAAGGCCGCGAAGCGATCTATGCCAAGCGGGTCGCAAACCTGGACAAAGCCCCTGACACGGTCGATGTGCCGCTGCAGGTATTAAAGATCGGCGACCTGGGAATCGCGGCGATCCCCTTCGAAACGTTCACCGAAACAGGCCTGGAAATCAAAGCCAAAGGTCCGCTGGGAAAAACCTTTACGATTGAATTGGCCAATGGTTCCTACGGCTACCTGCCCACGCCCGAACAACACCGATTGGGCGGCTACGAAACCTGGATGGGCACCAATAACGTTCAGTTGGATGCTTCGGAAAAGATCGTCGACACGCTGATGGAGTTGTTCGAAAGCCTACAGCAGCCGGCTCAATAA